A genome region from Arachis duranensis cultivar V14167 chromosome 8, aradu.V14167.gnm2.J7QH, whole genome shotgun sequence includes the following:
- the LOC107461939 gene encoding uncharacterized protein LOC107461939 translates to MVSKKLKICMSVSALFLIIVIAVIVALIFTVFKIKDPVVTVHPIIGPGSLSVTNLSSSVFIPTLITITNPNYGDFRSVNSTGHVNYDGNVVADIPLASNFIPARSQINISSNAEFNVAKMIEDPKFLLDIASGTLNFTSDAVMPGKVIILKFIKMKATTHSSCDISLGIVSNRVHVESNCVTKIKI, encoded by the coding sequence ATGGTTAGTAAGAAACTCAAAATATGCATGTCAGTGTCAGCATTATTCTTAATCATAGTCATTGCTGTGATTGTTGCCTTAATCTTCACAGTCTTCAAAATAAAGGACCCTGTTGTAACTGTCCACCCAATAATAGGCCCAGGAAGCCTTTCAGTCACTAATTTATCCTCCAGTGTGTTCATACCAACCTTAATCACTATCACTAATCCAAATTATGGAGACTTTAGGTCTGTGAATTCCACTGGCCATGTAAATTATGATGGTAACGTTGTGGCAGATATTCCATTGGCCTCAAACTTTATTCCAGCTCGTAGCCAGATCAATATCAGCAGCAATGCGGAATTTAATGTAGCAAAGATGATTGAGGATCCGAAATTTTTGCTTGATATTGCAAGTGGGACATTGAATTTTACATCAGATGCTGTTATGCCTGGGAAAGTTATCATACTCAAGTTTATCAAAATGAAGGCTACAACACACAGTTCTTGTGATATATCTCTTGGTATTGTTTCTAATCGTGTGCATGTGGAGTCTAATTGTGTAACCAAAATCAAGATTTGA
- the LOC107462010 gene encoding syntaxin-132 isoform X2 has translation MNDLLTDSFADEGNHGQPSRQGDIEMGMQVQRSNSDLGMEAFNKQIHEVDKQIDKLSGLLQKLKEANEESKAVTKASAMKAIKKRMEKDIDEVGKIAHGVKTKIEAINRDNLNNRKKPGCEKGTGIDRARMNMTNALTKRFKDLMTEFQTLRQRIQDEYREVVERRVITVTGTRPDDETIDHLIETGNSEQIFQKAILEAGRGQVVSTVEEIQERHDAVKEIEKKLLDLHQIYLDMAVLVDAQGEILDNIESQVTNATDHVRLGNDALQTAKIYQKRSRKCMIIAVILVLIIAAIIVIPILKTRKK, from the exons ATGAACGACCTTCTTACT GATTCGTTTGCTGATGAAGGTAATCATGGTCAGCCTTCTAGACAAGGTGATATTGAAATGGGAATGCAGGTTCAGAGAAGCAACTCTGATCTGGGAATGGAAGCTTTTAATAAGCAG ATCCATGAGGTCGACAAACAAATCGATAAGCTCTCTGGGCTACTTCAAAAGCTAAAG GAAGCTAATGAAGAATCAAAAGCCGTTACAAAAGCATCTGCTATGAAAG CTATCAAGAAGAGAATGGAGAAGGATATTGATGAAGTTGGAAAGATTGCACATGGtgtcaaaacaaaaatagaagctATAAACAGAGAT AACTTAAACAACAGAAAAAAGCCAGGTTGTGAGAAGGGAACGGGTATTGATAGAGCGAGGATGAATATGACAAA tgccttaactaaaaggttcaaGGATCTAATGACAGAGTTTCAG ACTCTTAGACAAAGAATACAAGATGAATATCGTGAGGTTGTtgagagaagagttattacag TCACTGGAACTAGGCCAGATGATGAG ACAATTGATCACCTGATTGAAACTGGAAATAGTGAACAAATCTTCCAGAAGGCAATTTTAGAAGCAGGACGAGGACAG GTTGTAAGCACAGTAGAAGAAATTCAGGAGAGACATGATGCTgtgaaagaaattgagaaaaagCTTCTTGATTTGCACCAG ATTTATCTCGACATGGCAGTCTTGGTTGATGCTCAGGGAGAGATTTTAGACAACATCGAAAGCCAG GTGACAAACGCAACTGATCATGTTAGATTGGGAAACGATGCTCTTCAAACTGCAAAGATTTATCAAAAGAGGTCAAGAAAATGCATGATCATTGCTGTTATACTGGTCTTGATCATCGCCGCCATTATCGTGATCCCCATTTTGAAAACAAGGAAGAAGTGA
- the LOC107462010 gene encoding syntaxin-132 isoform X1 codes for MNDLLTDSFADEGNHGQPSRQGDIEMGMQVQRSNSDLGMEAFNKQIHEVDKQIDKLSGLLQKLKEANEESKAVTKASAMKAIKKRMEKDIDEVGKIAHGVKTKIEAINRDNLNNRKKPGCEKGTGIDRARMNMTNALTKRFKDLMTEFQTLRQRIQDEYREVVERRVITVTGTRPDDETIDHLIETGNSEQIFQKAILEAGRGQVVSTVEEIQERHDAVKEIEKKLLDLHQIYLDMAVLVDAQGEILDNIESQVNNAVDHVQRGTTALQGAKKLQKNTRKWTCIAILILLIVVAIIVVGVLHPWKSS; via the exons ATGAACGACCTTCTTACT GATTCGTTTGCTGATGAAGGTAATCATGGTCAGCCTTCTAGACAAGGTGATATTGAAATGGGAATGCAGGTTCAGAGAAGCAACTCTGATCTGGGAATGGAAGCTTTTAATAAGCAG ATCCATGAGGTCGACAAACAAATCGATAAGCTCTCTGGGCTACTTCAAAAGCTAAAG GAAGCTAATGAAGAATCAAAAGCCGTTACAAAAGCATCTGCTATGAAAG CTATCAAGAAGAGAATGGAGAAGGATATTGATGAAGTTGGAAAGATTGCACATGGtgtcaaaacaaaaatagaagctATAAACAGAGAT AACTTAAACAACAGAAAAAAGCCAGGTTGTGAGAAGGGAACGGGTATTGATAGAGCGAGGATGAATATGACAAA tgccttaactaaaaggttcaaGGATCTAATGACAGAGTTTCAG ACTCTTAGACAAAGAATACAAGATGAATATCGTGAGGTTGTtgagagaagagttattacag TCACTGGAACTAGGCCAGATGATGAG ACAATTGATCACCTGATTGAAACTGGAAATAGTGAACAAATCTTCCAGAAGGCAATTTTAGAAGCAGGACGAGGACAG GTTGTAAGCACAGTAGAAGAAATTCAGGAGAGACATGATGCTgtgaaagaaattgagaaaaagCTTCTTGATTTGCACCAG ATTTATCTCGACATGGCAGTCTTGGTTGATGCTCAGGGAGAGATTTTAGACAACATCGAAAGCCAG GTCAACAACGCAGTCGATCATGTCCAGAGGGGGACAACGGCACTTCAAGGTGCTAAGAAACTCCAGAAGAACACTCGAAAATGGACGTGCATCGCCATCCTTATACTATTGATAGTAGTAGCTATAATAGTTGTCGGCGTTCTTCATCCTTGGAAGAGTAGCTAG